One Bremerella sp. JC817 genomic window carries:
- a CDS encoding HNH endonuclease: MSALLERPTLVLNRNWQPVGVASVARSLTQVFCGTARVVDPHSYQLLTWEDWSRLAPGKDEPFISSQLLKIRIPEVVSLVNYDRIPRNTVTFSRRNVFKRDQYTCQYCGSRPGSEYLTIDHVIPRSKGGESSWENCVLACVDCNHRKANRTPAEAHMPMRKDPIRPKWTPVYAARRVRIESWSKFVSEAYWETELES, encoded by the coding sequence ATGTCGGCCCTATTGGAGCGGCCCACGCTAGTTCTCAACCGTAACTGGCAGCCTGTCGGTGTCGCGTCGGTGGCTCGATCGTTGACGCAGGTCTTCTGCGGAACCGCTCGTGTTGTTGATCCACACAGCTACCAGCTGTTGACGTGGGAGGACTGGTCGCGTTTGGCCCCTGGCAAGGACGAGCCCTTCATCTCTTCCCAGTTGCTGAAGATCCGAATTCCGGAAGTCGTTTCGCTGGTGAACTACGATCGCATCCCGCGGAACACGGTGACGTTCAGTCGTCGCAACGTGTTCAAGCGAGATCAGTACACCTGTCAGTACTGCGGCTCGCGTCCTGGTAGCGAATACCTGACGATCGATCACGTCATTCCACGCAGTAAGGGAGGCGAATCTTCCTGGGAAAACTGCGTGTTGGCTTGCGTCGATTGCAATCATCGCAAGGCGAATCGTACGCCCGCCGAGGCTCATATGCCGATGCGGAAGGATCCGATTCGTCCGAAGTGGACGCCTGTCTACGCGGCCAGACGTGTAAGGATCGAGTCTTGGAGTAAGTTCGTCAGCGAAGCTTACTGGGAGACCGAACTCGAAAGTTAA
- a CDS encoding MOSC domain-containing protein, which translates to MKISEGHVVAVCLSSGGIPRLPVESAELTPYGFVGDGHRYDEHFAPKRAVTLFNFEILQRFEPATEPFLAGSVGENLSVEGIDLATLEVGDMLMVGTAEIRLEKRWKPCHAKDAKTGRTQPNVNEHLGFFASVQRAATVRPGNRIQRISRAEG; encoded by the coding sequence ATGAAAATATCTGAGGGGCATGTCGTCGCCGTCTGCCTGTCTTCGGGCGGAATCCCACGCCTGCCGGTCGAATCGGCCGAGCTGACCCCATACGGCTTTGTTGGGGATGGGCACCGTTACGACGAGCACTTCGCGCCAAAACGCGCGGTTACGCTGTTCAATTTCGAGATCTTGCAGCGGTTCGAGCCTGCCACCGAGCCTTTTCTGGCTGGCAGCGTGGGCGAAAACCTCTCGGTCGAGGGAATCGACCTGGCCACGCTGGAAGTGGGCGACATGTTAATGGTCGGCACGGCAGAAATCCGCCTCGAAAAACGGTGGAAACCGTGCCACGCCAAAGATGCCAAAACAGGGCGAACGCAGCCGAACGTGAACGAGCACCTCGGTTTCTTTGCCAGCGTGCAGCGCGCAGCGACCGTTCGCCCCGGAAATCGGATTCAACGGATTTCCAGAGCGGAAGGGTAA
- a CDS encoding zinc ribbon domain-containing protein produces MPTYEYQCDACDHKFEEFQSISADPLTKCPECKKKKLRRLFSTGGGLLFKGSGFYITDYRSDSYKKSADKGSKSSDSSKSSSSKSDSKPSSSS; encoded by the coding sequence ATGCCAACCTACGAATACCAGTGTGATGCTTGCGATCACAAGTTCGAGGAATTCCAGTCGATTTCGGCCGATCCACTGACCAAGTGCCCAGAGTGCAAGAAGAAGAAACTGCGTCGGCTGTTCAGCACCGGTGGTGGTCTGCTGTTCAAGGGCTCAGGCTTCTATATCACCGACTATCGCAGCGATTCGTACAAGAAGAGTGCCGACAAGGGCTCCAAGAGCAGCGATTCGTCAAAGTCGTCGTCATCCAAGAGCGACTCGAAGCCAAGCAGTTCGTCCTAG
- a CDS encoding acetylxylan esterase encodes MRCYPRVSAPLFCLFLVTTVTSMLPAQQEVVIYDEAKVPPFTLPDPLVGPNGEKIETAEAWNSTQRPYLIQLFETHVYGKAPAAPEKISYKVTESSDEAFGGKARRRQVAIQLTNDPEGPVLNLLVYLPKTDKPVPMFLMLSFYGNATVTDDPAVMLPTSWLRDNKDKGISGHKASEKMRGTSSGRWPIETILERGYGVATAYYGDIDPDFDDGFQNGIHPYFNAEGQTKPKADQWGSIAAWSWGMSRALDYLQESEEVDGEKVISLGHSRLGKTALWAGATDPRFAAVISNNSGCGGAALSRRRFGESVQRINTSFPHWFCDNFVQYNHNEDACPVDQHELIALIAPRPCLICSAEEDRWADPHGEFLSGHYASPVYELLGVEGMGVEKMPAVNEPVLSRLGYVIRPGKHDVTTLDWQRYMDFADRHVTKTAN; translated from the coding sequence ATGCGATGCTATCCGCGAGTTTCCGCGCCCCTCTTCTGCCTGTTTCTGGTTACGACGGTCACCTCGATGTTGCCTGCCCAGCAAGAAGTCGTCATTTACGATGAAGCCAAGGTTCCGCCGTTCACGTTGCCTGATCCGTTGGTGGGTCCTAATGGCGAAAAGATTGAGACTGCCGAAGCATGGAACTCCACGCAGCGGCCTTACCTGATTCAATTGTTCGAGACCCATGTTTACGGCAAGGCGCCGGCCGCCCCAGAGAAGATCTCGTACAAGGTGACCGAATCGTCGGACGAAGCCTTCGGTGGTAAGGCTCGCCGCCGTCAGGTTGCCATTCAATTGACCAACGATCCCGAGGGGCCGGTGCTGAACCTGTTGGTCTACCTGCCAAAGACCGACAAGCCAGTGCCGATGTTCTTGATGCTCAGCTTCTATGGCAACGCGACGGTTACCGACGACCCCGCGGTGATGCTGCCAACCAGTTGGCTACGCGACAACAAAGACAAAGGTATTTCTGGGCACAAAGCCTCGGAAAAGATGCGTGGCACGAGCAGCGGGCGTTGGCCGATCGAAACGATTCTGGAACGTGGCTACGGGGTGGCAACCGCTTACTATGGCGACATCGATCCTGACTTCGACGACGGATTTCAGAACGGCATTCATCCTTACTTCAACGCCGAGGGGCAAACCAAGCCGAAGGCGGACCAGTGGGGGAGCATCGCTGCATGGTCGTGGGGAATGAGCCGAGCACTCGACTATCTGCAAGAAAGTGAGGAAGTCGACGGCGAGAAAGTGATCTCGCTGGGGCATTCGCGTCTCGGCAAGACGGCCTTATGGGCCGGTGCTACCGATCCTCGTTTTGCCGCGGTCATCTCGAACAACTCGGGCTGTGGCGGCGCGGCACTGTCGCGTCGTCGATTTGGCGAATCGGTTCAGCGGATCAACACGTCGTTTCCCCATTGGTTCTGCGATAACTTCGTGCAGTACAACCACAATGAAGATGCCTGTCCGGTTGATCAGCACGAGCTGATTGCCTTGATCGCGCCACGCCCTTGCCTGATTTGCAGTGCCGAGGAAGATCGCTGGGCCGATCCGCATGGCGAGTTCCTCTCGGGACACTACGCGAGCCCGGTTTACGAGCTGCTTGGTGTTGAAGGGATGGGCGTCGAGAAGATGCCTGCGGTCAACGAGCCCGTTCTCAGCCGATTGGGGTATGTGATCCGCCCTGGCAAGCACGACGTCACCACCCTCGATTGGCAACGCTACATGGACTTCGCCGATCGCCACGTGACAAAGACCGCAAACTAA
- the purN gene encoding phosphoribosylglycinamide formyltransferase produces the protein MTKPATTWSKHTPDNPLKIAVLISGGGTTLRNLLDAIEQDNLPLQVVQVISSSHKAKGMAYAEQGNIPYQVVTVQDHPEIADFSSVIFETCRQAGVELVVMGGFLKQIAVPADFENRVINIHPSLIPSFCGAGYYGIRVHTAVLEYGAKVSGCTAHFVDDHYDHGPIIAQSVVDVLTDDRPEDLAARVFEAECRLYPKTIAAIAEGRVTVSGRTVSVQASN, from the coding sequence ATGACGAAGCCTGCCACGACCTGGTCGAAGCACACGCCTGACAATCCACTGAAGATCGCCGTTCTGATCTCGGGTGGCGGCACGACGCTCCGCAACTTGCTCGATGCGATCGAGCAGGACAACCTTCCGCTGCAAGTCGTTCAGGTCATCTCCAGTAGCCACAAGGCGAAAGGGATGGCCTACGCCGAGCAAGGCAACATTCCGTACCAGGTGGTCACCGTGCAAGACCATCCTGAGATCGCCGACTTTTCGTCGGTGATTTTCGAGACCTGTCGCCAGGCAGGCGTCGAGCTGGTGGTGATGGGTGGTTTCTTGAAGCAGATCGCGGTGCCGGCCGACTTCGAGAACCGCGTCATCAACATCCATCCCTCGCTGATCCCTTCGTTCTGTGGTGCCGGATATTACGGAATTCGAGTTCATACGGCCGTCTTGGAATACGGCGCGAAGGTAAGTGGCTGCACGGCTCACTTTGTCGACGATCACTACGATCATGGGCCGATCATTGCCCAAAGCGTCGTCGACGTTCTCACGGACGACCGTCCTGAAGATCTGGCGGCTCGGGTCTTTGAGGCGGAATGTCGCCTTTACCCGAAAACGATCGCCGCCATTGCGGAAGGTCGCGTCACGGTCTCAGGCCGGACAGTCTCGGTTCAGGCTTCCAACTAA
- the ileS gene encoding isoleucine--tRNA ligase → MFESIPQNVSFPDMETKVLEYWQQNQIYEKSLDARKGSQPFVFYEGPPTANGMPHPGHCLTRAIKDVFPRYRTMRGYYCERKAGWDTHGLPVEVEVCKELGIHSKEEIENYGVEPFIHKCQASVWRYMQEWERLTQRLGFWVNLEEAYVTYHKSFVESVWWSLKNLYDRGLLYQGHKIVWWWAQGGTALSSGEVGQGYRKVADPSVFVRFPLLDEENIALLVWTTTPWTLPSNQFAAVHPDLTYATVEDEESGEKLIVAEALVETLAEKAKCKWKVVSTTKGSQLLGKRYQPPFDYYYKSLGDTEGSLKAGGKQHVAWRVVAADFVTTDSGTGVVHQAPAFGEVDYEVLANERARFEEGEGPSLICAVGPDGKFTDEAPDYKGRWVKEADKDISRELKERGVLFLLDQYLHDYPFCWRAEEDPLIQYPRESWFIRTTKFKDQMLANNQQINWLPDHIRDGRFGNFLESNVDWALSRERYWGTPLPIWVCDETGKAEAIASYAELEAKPGAAGFDVWEKAKADNPDLVEDLKIHKPYIDEITYDSPFAEGARMKRVPEVIDCWYDSGAMPFAQWGYPHQGEKHFDAQFPADFISEAIDQTRGWFYSQLAISTLLFGQDEEGKTEPHVYPHPFKNCIVLGLMLGEDGTKMSKSKRNYREPNEIFDKYGADALRWYLYANQPPWTSIRYNEQSIKDSIPEFLLRLWNVFSFFVIYANIDGFEPETSVSDLDKALAGHFVGAKGARPVEERGELDRWILGELNRTIQTVTDRMDAYDNYNACAAINQFVDGLSNWYVRRSRDRFWSKDKESADKLDAYWTLYECLLTTCQVIAPFVPFLSETLWQNLASVFGDKAKTSVHLCDFPAVDESVIDTQLSQRMELLREIASLGRQARMNEKLKVRQPLSKVEVVLADDTHAEWLKSHNSILCEELNVKKIDFTKEADEYINYQIQPNFKRLGPRVGKLMPSVKKVLGQTDAAALLNALQSEGAFTLTIEGEALTFDNEDIQVRLSAKEGWAAAQGKLCVVVLNTELTPELIQEGYVKDIVRMVQDKRKELDLEYTAKIEVAVVTSSDDVQAAVKGHAEYIEGETLATSVGLAAIAGVEPSSTTIADSDVQIYVKPV, encoded by the coding sequence ATGTTTGAAAGCATCCCGCAGAATGTTTCTTTTCCGGACATGGAAACCAAGGTCCTCGAGTATTGGCAACAGAACCAGATTTACGAGAAGTCGCTCGACGCTCGTAAGGGAAGCCAGCCGTTCGTCTTTTACGAAGGGCCACCAACCGCCAACGGCATGCCTCATCCTGGCCACTGCCTGACGCGTGCCATCAAAGACGTCTTCCCACGCTACCGCACCATGCGGGGCTATTACTGCGAACGCAAAGCAGGCTGGGACACGCATGGTCTGCCGGTCGAAGTCGAAGTCTGCAAAGAGCTCGGCATTCACTCCAAGGAAGAGATCGAAAACTACGGCGTCGAACCGTTCATCCACAAGTGCCAGGCCAGCGTCTGGCGTTACATGCAAGAGTGGGAACGCCTGACGCAGCGTCTCGGTTTCTGGGTCAACCTGGAAGAAGCGTACGTTACCTACCACAAGAGTTTTGTTGAAAGCGTCTGGTGGTCGCTCAAAAACTTGTACGATCGCGGCCTGCTTTACCAGGGTCACAAGATCGTCTGGTGGTGGGCTCAAGGTGGAACCGCGTTGAGCAGCGGCGAAGTAGGCCAAGGCTATCGCAAAGTCGCCGACCCGAGCGTGTTCGTACGTTTCCCGCTTCTCGACGAAGAAAACATCGCACTGCTGGTTTGGACGACGACACCTTGGACGCTGCCAAGCAATCAGTTCGCCGCCGTTCATCCCGATCTGACCTACGCCACGGTCGAAGACGAGGAGTCGGGCGAAAAGCTGATCGTCGCGGAAGCTCTTGTGGAAACACTCGCCGAGAAAGCGAAGTGCAAATGGAAAGTTGTCTCGACCACCAAGGGTAGCCAGCTGCTGGGCAAGCGTTATCAACCGCCGTTCGACTACTACTACAAATCGCTCGGCGATACCGAAGGGTCGCTCAAGGCTGGTGGCAAGCAGCATGTCGCCTGGCGTGTCGTGGCCGCCGACTTCGTAACAACCGACAGCGGTACCGGCGTCGTCCATCAGGCGCCTGCGTTCGGTGAAGTCGACTACGAAGTTCTGGCCAACGAACGGGCACGCTTCGAAGAGGGGGAAGGCCCGTCGCTGATCTGTGCGGTCGGTCCTGACGGCAAGTTCACCGACGAAGCTCCCGACTACAAGGGACGCTGGGTCAAAGAAGCCGACAAAGACATCTCGCGCGAACTGAAAGAACGGGGCGTCTTGTTCCTGCTCGATCAGTATCTCCACGATTATCCCTTCTGCTGGCGAGCCGAAGAGGATCCGCTGATCCAGTATCCGCGTGAAAGCTGGTTCATCCGCACCACCAAATTCAAAGACCAGATGCTGGCCAACAACCAGCAGATCAACTGGCTGCCAGACCACATCCGCGATGGTCGTTTCGGCAACTTCCTGGAAAGCAACGTCGACTGGGCACTGTCTCGCGAACGTTACTGGGGCACGCCACTGCCGATCTGGGTTTGCGATGAAACCGGCAAAGCCGAAGCGATCGCCAGCTACGCCGAACTGGAAGCCAAGCCAGGTGCCGCTGGTTTCGACGTCTGGGAAAAAGCCAAGGCTGACAATCCCGACCTGGTCGAAGACCTGAAGATCCACAAGCCGTACATCGACGAGATCACCTACGACTCGCCGTTCGCCGAAGGTGCGCGAATGAAGCGTGTTCCGGAAGTAATCGACTGCTGGTACGACTCCGGTGCGATGCCATTCGCACAGTGGGGCTATCCGCACCAAGGGGAAAAGCACTTCGATGCCCAGTTCCCAGCCGACTTCATCAGCGAAGCAATCGACCAGACCCGTGGTTGGTTCTATAGCCAGCTGGCGATCAGCACCCTGCTGTTCGGCCAGGACGAAGAAGGCAAGACCGAGCCGCACGTCTATCCACATCCATTCAAGAACTGCATCGTCCTTGGGCTGATGCTGGGCGAAGATGGTACGAAGATGTCGAAGAGCAAGCGAAACTATCGCGAGCCGAACGAGATCTTCGACAAATACGGTGCCGATGCGTTGCGCTGGTATCTGTATGCCAACCAGCCGCCATGGACGTCGATCCGCTACAACGAACAGTCGATCAAAGACAGCATCCCTGAGTTCCTGCTGCGACTCTGGAATGTGTTCAGCTTCTTCGTGATCTACGCGAACATCGACGGTTTCGAGCCAGAAACCTCGGTCAGCGATCTCGACAAGGCACTCGCCGGCCATTTCGTTGGTGCCAAGGGCGCCCGTCCCGTCGAAGAGCGAGGCGAACTCGATCGCTGGATCCTGGGCGAATTGAACCGCACGATCCAAACCGTGACCGATCGGATGGACGCGTACGATAACTACAACGCTTGTGCCGCGATCAATCAGTTCGTGGATGGTCTGTCGAACTGGTACGTTCGCCGCAGCCGTGATCGTTTCTGGAGCAAAGACAAGGAATCGGCCGACAAGCTGGATGCCTACTGGACGCTGTACGAATGCTTGCTGACCACCTGCCAGGTGATCGCTCCGTTCGTGCCATTCCTCTCGGAAACGCTGTGGCAGAATCTGGCCAGCGTCTTTGGCGACAAGGCGAAGACCAGCGTTCACCTGTGCGACTTCCCCGCAGTCGACGAATCGGTCATCGATACGCAGCTCTCGCAGCGAATGGAGCTGCTGCGCGAGATCGCTTCGCTCGGCCGCCAGGCGCGCATGAACGAAAAGCTGAAGGTGCGTCAGCCTTTGAGCAAGGTAGAAGTCGTCCTCGCCGACGACACCCACGCCGAATGGCTCAAGTCGCACAACTCGATCTTGTGCGAAGAGTTGAACGTCAAAAAGATCGACTTCACCAAGGAAGCCGACGAGTACATCAACTACCAGATCCAGCCGAACTTCAAGCGTTTAGGCCCACGTGTCGGCAAGCTGATGCCTTCGGTCAAGAAGGTTCTCGGCCAGACCGACGCGGCGGCATTGCTGAATGCCCTGCAATCGGAAGGTGCGTTCACGCTGACGATCGAAGGCGAAGCCCTGACATTCGACAACGAAGACATCCAGGTTCGTCTGTCGGCCAAAGAAGGCTGGGCTGCCGCTCAAGGCAAGCTGTGCGTGGTCGTGCTAAACACTGAGCTCACCCCAGAGCTGATCCAGGAAGGCTACGTCAAAGACATCGTTCGCATGGTGCAAGACAAGCGGAAAGAGCTTGATCTGGAATACACCGCCAAGATCGAAGTTGCCGTGGTGACGTCGTCCGACGACGTGCAAGCCGCGGTCAAAGGTCATGCCGAGTACATCGAAGGCGAAACCTTGGCGACCTCGGTCGGCCTGGCGGCGATCGCCGGCGTCGAACCAAGTTCCACGACCATCGCTGACAGCGACGTCCAAATCTACGTGAAGCCTGTATGA
- a CDS encoding P-II family nitrogen regulator gives MKLIVAVIQPTKLDSVRTALSEMAVERLTVFDAEGYGRQRGQTATFRGIEYQTNLLRKVIIEVAVNDDFLEKTLAIIENVARTGQEGNIGDGKILVLPIEQVIQIGGKERGPSAV, from the coding sequence GTGAAACTGATTGTCGCCGTGATTCAGCCAACCAAGCTCGATAGTGTCCGTACGGCATTGTCCGAGATGGCCGTCGAACGCCTGACCGTTTTTGATGCGGAAGGATACGGGCGGCAACGTGGTCAGACGGCGACCTTTCGTGGTATCGAATACCAAACGAATCTGCTGCGAAAGGTGATCATCGAAGTTGCCGTGAACGACGACTTCCTGGAAAAGACCTTGGCCATCATTGAAAACGTGGCTCGAACTGGTCAGGAAGGGAACATTGGCGATGGGAAGATTCTCGTGCTTCCCATCGAACAGGTCATTCAGATCGGCGGCAAAGAACGTGGCCCTTCGGCTGTTTAG
- the yacG gene encoding DNA gyrase inhibitor YacG — protein sequence MATLRCPTCGHGFDSQFTPAMPFCSERCRQIDLGQWLDEEHSLPVDIDKHLEEQANRPPEDRFDDDEDSL from the coding sequence ATGGCAACACTCCGCTGTCCCACGTGCGGCCATGGATTCGACAGTCAATTTACGCCGGCGATGCCCTTCTGTAGCGAGCGCTGCCGGCAGATCGATCTGGGACAATGGTTGGACGAAGAGCACTCGCTTCCGGTCGATATCGATAAACACCTCGAAGAACAGGCCAATCGTCCTCCGGAAGATCGCTTCGACGACGATGAAGATTCGTTGTAG